Proteins encoded within one genomic window of Bos indicus x Bos taurus breed Angus x Brahman F1 hybrid chromosome 18, Bos_hybrid_MaternalHap_v2.0, whole genome shotgun sequence:
- the ZC3H4 gene encoding zinc finger CCCH domain-containing protein 4 isoform X2: protein MLGRAAEEEEEEEEKKEGRGRWVSLARSLFLACFLSWPHAFPPPRGARPLSLALALSFLGAMLRGREDGELEEGELEDDGAEETQDTSGGPERSRKEKGEKHHSDSDEEKSHRRLKRKRKKEREKEKRRSKKRRKSKHKRHASSSDDFSDFSDDSDFSPSEKGHRKYREYSPPYAPSHQQYPPSHTTPLPKKSYSKMDSKGYGMYDDYENEQYGEYEGDEEEDMGKDDYDDFTKELNQYRRAKEGSSRGRGSRGRGRGYRGRGSRGGSRGRGMGRGGRGRGRGSVGGDHPEDEEDFYEEEMDYGESEEPMGDEDYDDYSKELSQYRRSKDGRGRGLSRGRGRGSRGRGKGMGRGRGRGGSRGGMNKGGMNDDEDFYDDDMGDGGGSYRRSDHDKPHQQSDKKGKVICKYFVEGRCTWGDHCNFSHDIELPKKRELCKFYITGFCARAENCPYMHGDFPCKLYHTTGNCINGDDCMFSHDPLTEETRELLDKMLADDAEAGAEDEKEVEELKKQGINPLPKPPPGVGLLPTPPRPPGPPAPTSPNGRPMQGGPPPPPPPPPPPPGPPQMPLPAHEPLSPQQLQQQQDMYNKKIPSLFEIVVRPTGQLAEKLGVRFPGPGGPPGPMGPGPNMGPPGPMGGPMHPDMHPDMHPDMHPDMHPDMHPDMPMGPGMNPGPPMGPGGPPMMPYGPGDSPHSGMMPPIPPAQNFYENFYQQQEGMEMEPGLIGDAEDYGHYEELPGEPGEHLFPEHPLEPDSFSEGGPPGRPKPGAGVPDFLPSAQRALYLRIQQKQQEEERARRLAESSKQDRENEEGDTGNWYSSDEDEGGSSVTSILKTLRQQTSSRPQASVGELSGSGLGDPRLQKGHPTGGRLADPRLSRDPRLSRHAEASSGSGPGDTGPSDPRLARSLPSSKPDGGLHSSPAGPGGSKGSGPPPAEEEEGERALREKAVNIPLEPLPGHPLRDPRSQLQQFSHIKKDVTLSRPSFARTVLWSPEDLIPLPLPKQEAAPPVPAALQSLPALDPRLHRAAASGPPNSRQRAGNSADAGAAGSSLPDFELLSRILKTVNVTGPLATPGSGDKPSDPRVRKTPTDPRLQKPTDSATASSRAAKPGPAEVPSPAASPSGESSPPATAPYDPRVLAAGGLGQGGGGGQSSVLSGISLYDPRTPNAGGKAAEPAADTGAQPKGPEGNGRSSAAAKAKEPPFVRKSALEQPESGKPGADGATATDRYNSYNRPRPKAAAAPAAAVGAPSAEGSLPQPGVHNLPVPTLFGTVKPAPKTGSGSPFAGNSPAQEGEQDAGSLKDVFKGFDPTASPFCQ, encoded by the exons ATGTTGGGCCGGGccgcggaggaggaggaggaggaggaggagaagaaggaagggcGGGGTCGGTGGGTGTCTCTCGCTCGCTCGCTCTTTCTCGCTTGCTTTCTCTCCTGGCCTCATGCGTTTCCCCCCCCTCGCGGCGCTCGCCCGCTCTCCCTCGCTCTCGCTCTGTCTTTTTTGGGCGCCATGCTGAGGGGAAG GGAAGATGGTGAGTTGGAAGAAGGCGAGCTGGAAGATGACGGAGCCGAGGAGACGCAGGACACCTCTGGGGGCCCCGAGAGGAgccggaaggagaagggggagaagcACCACAGTGACTCGGACGAGGAGAAGTCTCACCGGAGGCTGAAGCGGAAGCGCAAGAAAGAGcgggagaaggagaagaggaggtcCAAGAAGAGGAGGAAATCCAAGCATAAA CGCCACGCTTCTTCCAGCGATGACTTCTCGGACTTCTCCGATGACTCGGACTTCAGCCCCAGCGAGAAGGGGCACCGCAAATACCGAGAGTACAGCCCCCCCTACGCGCCG TCCCACCAGCAGTACCCTCCGTCTCACACCACGCCCCTGCCCAAGAAGTCCTACTCCAAGATGGACAGCAAAGGCTACGGCATGTATGACGACTACGAGAACGAGCAGTATGGGGAGTATGAGGGGGACGAGGAGGAGGACATGGGCAAGGACGACTACGACGACTTCACCAAAGAGCTGAACCAGTACCGGCGCGCCAAGGAGGGCAGCAGCCGGGGCCGAG GCAGCCGGGGCCGAGGCAGGGGCTACCGAGGCCGAGGCAGCCGCGGAGGGTCTCGAGGCCGAGGCATGGGCAGGGGCGGCCGAGGCAGGGGCAGAGGCTCCGTGGGAGGAGACCACCCGGAGGACGAAGAGGACTTCTACGAGGAGGAGATGGAC TATGGAGAGAGTGAGGAGCCGATGGGAGATGAGGACTACGACGACTACTCCAAGGAGCTGAGCCAGTACCGCCGGTCCAAGGACGGCCGAGGGCGAG GGTTAAGTCGAGGCCGCGGCCGGGGTTCCCGAGGTCGAGGGAAAGGGATGGGCCGGGGCCGCGGTCGAGGAGGCAGCCGAGGTGGGATGAACAAGGGCGGGATGAACGACGATGAAGACTTCTATGACGACGACATGGGC GATGGTGGTGGGAGCTACCGGAGGAGTGACCACGACAAGCCCCACCAGCAGTCTGACAAGAAAGGCAAAGTCATCTGCAAATACTTCGTGGAAGGGCGGTGCACGTGG GGAGACCACTGTAATTTTAGCCACGACATCGAGCTACCAAAGAAGCGAGAACTGTGCAAGTTTTACATCACTGGGTTTTGTGCCAGAGCCGAGAACTGCCCCTACATGCATG GTGATTTCCCGTGTAAGCTGTACCACACGACTGGGAACTGTATCAACGGCGACGACTGCATGTTCTCTCACGACCCCCTGACCGAGGAGACCCGAGAGCTCTTGGACAAG ATGCTGGCGGACGATGCGGAGGCGGGCGCCGAGGATgagaaggaggtggaggagcTGAAGAAGCAGGGCATCAACCCCCTGCCCAAGCCGCCCCCCGGCGTGGGCCTcctgcccaccccgccccgcccgcccggcCCCCCGGCCCCCACATCTCCGAATGGCCGGCCCATGCAGGgtggccccccgcccccaccccctcccccacccccgccccccggacCCCCTCAGATGCCCCTGCCAGCGCACGAGCCGCTGTCcccacagcagctgcagcagcagcaggacatgtaCAATAAGAAGATCCCCTCCTTGTTTGAGATCGTGGTGCGGCCCACAGGGCAGCTGGCTGAGAAGCTGGGCGTAAG GTTCCCTGGACCCGGAGGACCCCCTGGGCCAATGGGCCCTGGGCCCAACATGGGACCCCCAGGGCCGATGGGGGGCCCGATGCATCCTGACATGCACCCCGACATGCACCCAGATATGCACCCTGACATGCACCCCGACATGCACCCAGATATGCCGATGGGCCCTGGCATGAACCCCGGCCCACCCATGGGCCCCGGCGGCCCTCCTATGATGCCCTACGGTCCCGGAGACTCCCCGCATTCTGGAATGATGCCCCCCATCCCACCAGCCCAGAACTTCTATGAAAACTTCTACCAGCAGCAGGAGGGCATGGAGATGGAGCCGGGACTCATTGGGGACGCAG AGGACTACGGGCACTACGAAGAGCTgccgggggagcctggggagCACCTCTTCCCCGAGCACCCTCTGGAGCCAGACAGCTTCTCTGAGGGAGGGCCCCCAGGCCGGCCGAAGCCGGGCGCCGGTGTCCCCGACTTCCTGCCCTCGGCCCAGAGGGCCCTGTACCTGAGGAtccagcagaagcagcaggaggaggagagagcgAGGAGGCTGGCTGAGAGCAGCAAGCAGGACCGGGAGAATGAGGAAG GTGACACTGGAAACTGGTACTCAAGCGATGAGGATGAAGGTGGGAGCAGTGTCACCTCCATCCTGAAGACGCTGAGGCAGCAGACGTCCAGCCGGCCCCAGGCTTCTGTTGGAGAGCTGAGCGGCAGTGGGCTGGGGGATCCCCGCCTCCAGAAGGGACACCCCACAGGAGGCCGACTGGCCGACCCCCGCCTCAGCCGGGACCCCAGGCTTTCTCGCCATGCCGAGGCTTCCAGTGGGTCAGGCCCAGGTGACACCGGACCCTCTGACCCGCGACTGGCTCGCTCCCTACCCAGCTCCAAGCCCGACGGTGGCTTGCATTCCAGCCCTGCCGGTCCCGGGGGCTCCAAGGGGTCTGGGCCACCCCCGGCggaagaagaggaaggggagcGAGCCCTGCGGGAGAAGGCCGTCAACATTCCCCTGGAGCCGCTCCCTGGGCACCCGCTGCGGGACCCACGGTCACAGCTGCAGCAATTCAGCCACATCAAGAAGGACGTGACCCTGAGCCGGCCCAGCTTCGCCCgcactgtgctctggagccctgaGGACCTGATCCCGCTGCCCCTGCCCAAGCAGGAGGCGGCGCCCCCCGTGCCCGCCGCCCTGCAGTCCCTGCCGGCGCTGGATCCCAGGCTACACCGCGCCGCCGCCTCGGGGCCCCCCAACTCCCGGCAGCGCGCGGGCAACTCTGCAGATGCTGGTGCGGCCGGCTCCAGCCTGCCTGACTTTGAGCTCCTCTCGCGCATTCTCAAGACTGTCAACGTCACCGGCCCCTTGGCCACCCCTGGCTCCGGCGACAAGCCCAGTGACCCCCGAGTGCGGAAGACGCCTACCGACCCCCGGCTGCAGAAACCCACAGACTCCGCCACTGCCTCCTCCCGGGCAGCCAAACCTGGCCCCGCCGAGGTGCCCTCTCCAGCTGCCAGCCCCAGCGGGGAGTCCTCCCCGCCAGCCACCGCCCCCTACGACCCCCGTGTGCTGGCAGCCGGCGGCCTGGGCCAGGGCGGCGGGGGCGGCCAGAGCAGCGTGCTGAGCGGCATCAGCCTCTACGACCCCAGGACTCCCAACGCGGGGGGCAAAGCCGCGGAGCCGGCCGCCGACACGGGCGCCCAACCCAAGGGCCCTGAGGGCAATGGCAGGAGCTCTGCTGCCGCCAAGGCCAAGGAGCCCCCGTTTGTCCGCAAGTCCGCCCTGGAACAGCCCGAGTCCGGGAAGCCCGGGGCCGACGGGGCCACGGCCACGGACAGATACAACAGTTACAACCGGCCCCGGCCCAAGGCCGCCGCGGCCCCCGCTGCCGCTGTGGGTGCCCCATCAGCAGAGGGCAGCCTGCCCCAGCCCGGCGTGCACAACCTGCCCGTGCCCACCCTCTTCGGGACCGTGAAACCGGCACCCAAGACGGGCTCCGGAAGCCCATTTGCTGGCAACAGCCCAGCCCAAGAGGGTGAGCAGGACGCTGGGTCCCTGAAAGATGTGTTTAAAGGCTTCGACCCCACCGCCTCCCCTTTCTGCCAGTAG
- the ZC3H4 gene encoding zinc finger CCCH domain-containing protein 4 isoform X1 → MLGRAAEEEEEEEEKKEGRGRWVSLARSLFLACFLSWPHAFPPPRGARPLSLALALSFLGAMLRGREDGELEEGELEDDGAEETQDTSGGPERSRKEKGEKHHSDSDEEKSHRRLKRKRKKEREKEKRRSKKRRKSKHKRHASSSDDFSDFSDDSDFSPSEKGHRKYREYSPPYAPSHQQYPPSHTTPLPKKSYSKMDSKGYGMYDDYENEQYGEYEGDEEEDMGKDDYDDFTKELNQYRRAKEGSSRGRGSRGRGRGYRGRGSRGGSRGRGMGRGGRGRGRGSVGGDHPEDEEDFYEEEMDYGESEEPMGDEDYDDYSKELSQYRRSKDGRGRGLSRGRGRGSRGRGKGMGRGRGRGGSRGGMNKGGMNDDEDFYDDDMGDGGGSYRRSDHDKPHQQSDKKGKVICKYFVEGRCTWGDHCNFSHDIELPKKRELCKFYITGFCARAENCPYMHGDFPCKLYHTTGNCINGDDCMFSHDPLTEETRELLDKMLADDAEAGAEDEKEVEELKKQGINPLPKPPPGVGLLPTPPRPPGPPAPTSPNGRPMQGGPPPPPPPPPPPPGPPQMPLPAHEPLSPQQLQQQQDMYNKKIPSLFEIVVRPTGQLAEKLGVRFPGPGGPPGPMGPGPNMGPPGPMGGPMHPDMHPDMHPDMHPDMHPDMHPDMPMGPGMNPGPPMGPGGPPMMPYGPGDSPHSGMMPPIPPAQNFYENFYQQQEGMEMEPGLIGDAEDYGHYEELPGEPGEHLFPEHPLEPDSFSEGGPPGRPKPGAGVPDFLPSAQRALYLRIQQKQQEEERARRLAESSKQDRENEEGDTGNWYSSDEDEGGSSVTSILKTLRQQTSSRPQASVGELSGSGLGDPRLQKGHPTGGRLADPRLSRDPRLSRHAEASSGSGPGDTGPSDPRLARSLPSSKPDGGLHSSPAGPGGSKGSGPPPAEEEEGERALREKAVNIPLEPLPGHPLRDPRSQLQQFSHIKKDVTLSRPSFARTVLWSPEDLIPLPLPKQEAAPPVPAALQSLPALDPRLHRAAASGPPNSRQRAGNSADAGAAGSSLPDFELLSRILKTVNVTGPLATPGSGDKPSDPRVRKTPTDPRLQKPTDSATASSRAAKPGPAEVPSPAASPSGESSPPATAPYDPRVLAAGGLGQGGGGGQSSVLSGISLYDPRTPNAGGKAAEPAADTGAQPKGPEGNGRSSAAAKAKEPPFVRKSALEQPESGKPGADGATATDRYNSYNRPRPKAAAAPAAAVGAPSAEGSLPQPGVHNLPVPTLFGTVKPAPKTGSGSPFAGNSPAQEGRREQQASRRHEVLHEQEELEPRWRAGPAGKQV, encoded by the exons ATGTTGGGCCGGGccgcggaggaggaggaggaggaggaggagaagaaggaagggcGGGGTCGGTGGGTGTCTCTCGCTCGCTCGCTCTTTCTCGCTTGCTTTCTCTCCTGGCCTCATGCGTTTCCCCCCCCTCGCGGCGCTCGCCCGCTCTCCCTCGCTCTCGCTCTGTCTTTTTTGGGCGCCATGCTGAGGGGAAG GGAAGATGGTGAGTTGGAAGAAGGCGAGCTGGAAGATGACGGAGCCGAGGAGACGCAGGACACCTCTGGGGGCCCCGAGAGGAgccggaaggagaagggggagaagcACCACAGTGACTCGGACGAGGAGAAGTCTCACCGGAGGCTGAAGCGGAAGCGCAAGAAAGAGcgggagaaggagaagaggaggtcCAAGAAGAGGAGGAAATCCAAGCATAAA CGCCACGCTTCTTCCAGCGATGACTTCTCGGACTTCTCCGATGACTCGGACTTCAGCCCCAGCGAGAAGGGGCACCGCAAATACCGAGAGTACAGCCCCCCCTACGCGCCG TCCCACCAGCAGTACCCTCCGTCTCACACCACGCCCCTGCCCAAGAAGTCCTACTCCAAGATGGACAGCAAAGGCTACGGCATGTATGACGACTACGAGAACGAGCAGTATGGGGAGTATGAGGGGGACGAGGAGGAGGACATGGGCAAGGACGACTACGACGACTTCACCAAAGAGCTGAACCAGTACCGGCGCGCCAAGGAGGGCAGCAGCCGGGGCCGAG GCAGCCGGGGCCGAGGCAGGGGCTACCGAGGCCGAGGCAGCCGCGGAGGGTCTCGAGGCCGAGGCATGGGCAGGGGCGGCCGAGGCAGGGGCAGAGGCTCCGTGGGAGGAGACCACCCGGAGGACGAAGAGGACTTCTACGAGGAGGAGATGGAC TATGGAGAGAGTGAGGAGCCGATGGGAGATGAGGACTACGACGACTACTCCAAGGAGCTGAGCCAGTACCGCCGGTCCAAGGACGGCCGAGGGCGAG GGTTAAGTCGAGGCCGCGGCCGGGGTTCCCGAGGTCGAGGGAAAGGGATGGGCCGGGGCCGCGGTCGAGGAGGCAGCCGAGGTGGGATGAACAAGGGCGGGATGAACGACGATGAAGACTTCTATGACGACGACATGGGC GATGGTGGTGGGAGCTACCGGAGGAGTGACCACGACAAGCCCCACCAGCAGTCTGACAAGAAAGGCAAAGTCATCTGCAAATACTTCGTGGAAGGGCGGTGCACGTGG GGAGACCACTGTAATTTTAGCCACGACATCGAGCTACCAAAGAAGCGAGAACTGTGCAAGTTTTACATCACTGGGTTTTGTGCCAGAGCCGAGAACTGCCCCTACATGCATG GTGATTTCCCGTGTAAGCTGTACCACACGACTGGGAACTGTATCAACGGCGACGACTGCATGTTCTCTCACGACCCCCTGACCGAGGAGACCCGAGAGCTCTTGGACAAG ATGCTGGCGGACGATGCGGAGGCGGGCGCCGAGGATgagaaggaggtggaggagcTGAAGAAGCAGGGCATCAACCCCCTGCCCAAGCCGCCCCCCGGCGTGGGCCTcctgcccaccccgccccgcccgcccggcCCCCCGGCCCCCACATCTCCGAATGGCCGGCCCATGCAGGgtggccccccgcccccaccccctcccccacccccgccccccggacCCCCTCAGATGCCCCTGCCAGCGCACGAGCCGCTGTCcccacagcagctgcagcagcagcaggacatgtaCAATAAGAAGATCCCCTCCTTGTTTGAGATCGTGGTGCGGCCCACAGGGCAGCTGGCTGAGAAGCTGGGCGTAAG GTTCCCTGGACCCGGAGGACCCCCTGGGCCAATGGGCCCTGGGCCCAACATGGGACCCCCAGGGCCGATGGGGGGCCCGATGCATCCTGACATGCACCCCGACATGCACCCAGATATGCACCCTGACATGCACCCCGACATGCACCCAGATATGCCGATGGGCCCTGGCATGAACCCCGGCCCACCCATGGGCCCCGGCGGCCCTCCTATGATGCCCTACGGTCCCGGAGACTCCCCGCATTCTGGAATGATGCCCCCCATCCCACCAGCCCAGAACTTCTATGAAAACTTCTACCAGCAGCAGGAGGGCATGGAGATGGAGCCGGGACTCATTGGGGACGCAG AGGACTACGGGCACTACGAAGAGCTgccgggggagcctggggagCACCTCTTCCCCGAGCACCCTCTGGAGCCAGACAGCTTCTCTGAGGGAGGGCCCCCAGGCCGGCCGAAGCCGGGCGCCGGTGTCCCCGACTTCCTGCCCTCGGCCCAGAGGGCCCTGTACCTGAGGAtccagcagaagcagcaggaggaggagagagcgAGGAGGCTGGCTGAGAGCAGCAAGCAGGACCGGGAGAATGAGGAAG GTGACACTGGAAACTGGTACTCAAGCGATGAGGATGAAGGTGGGAGCAGTGTCACCTCCATCCTGAAGACGCTGAGGCAGCAGACGTCCAGCCGGCCCCAGGCTTCTGTTGGAGAGCTGAGCGGCAGTGGGCTGGGGGATCCCCGCCTCCAGAAGGGACACCCCACAGGAGGCCGACTGGCCGACCCCCGCCTCAGCCGGGACCCCAGGCTTTCTCGCCATGCCGAGGCTTCCAGTGGGTCAGGCCCAGGTGACACCGGACCCTCTGACCCGCGACTGGCTCGCTCCCTACCCAGCTCCAAGCCCGACGGTGGCTTGCATTCCAGCCCTGCCGGTCCCGGGGGCTCCAAGGGGTCTGGGCCACCCCCGGCggaagaagaggaaggggagcGAGCCCTGCGGGAGAAGGCCGTCAACATTCCCCTGGAGCCGCTCCCTGGGCACCCGCTGCGGGACCCACGGTCACAGCTGCAGCAATTCAGCCACATCAAGAAGGACGTGACCCTGAGCCGGCCCAGCTTCGCCCgcactgtgctctggagccctgaGGACCTGATCCCGCTGCCCCTGCCCAAGCAGGAGGCGGCGCCCCCCGTGCCCGCCGCCCTGCAGTCCCTGCCGGCGCTGGATCCCAGGCTACACCGCGCCGCCGCCTCGGGGCCCCCCAACTCCCGGCAGCGCGCGGGCAACTCTGCAGATGCTGGTGCGGCCGGCTCCAGCCTGCCTGACTTTGAGCTCCTCTCGCGCATTCTCAAGACTGTCAACGTCACCGGCCCCTTGGCCACCCCTGGCTCCGGCGACAAGCCCAGTGACCCCCGAGTGCGGAAGACGCCTACCGACCCCCGGCTGCAGAAACCCACAGACTCCGCCACTGCCTCCTCCCGGGCAGCCAAACCTGGCCCCGCCGAGGTGCCCTCTCCAGCTGCCAGCCCCAGCGGGGAGTCCTCCCCGCCAGCCACCGCCCCCTACGACCCCCGTGTGCTGGCAGCCGGCGGCCTGGGCCAGGGCGGCGGGGGCGGCCAGAGCAGCGTGCTGAGCGGCATCAGCCTCTACGACCCCAGGACTCCCAACGCGGGGGGCAAAGCCGCGGAGCCGGCCGCCGACACGGGCGCCCAACCCAAGGGCCCTGAGGGCAATGGCAGGAGCTCTGCTGCCGCCAAGGCCAAGGAGCCCCCGTTTGTCCGCAAGTCCGCCCTGGAACAGCCCGAGTCCGGGAAGCCCGGGGCCGACGGGGCCACGGCCACGGACAGATACAACAGTTACAACCGGCCCCGGCCCAAGGCCGCCGCGGCCCCCGCTGCCGCTGTGGGTGCCCCATCAGCAGAGGGCAGCCTGCCCCAGCCCGGCGTGCACAACCTGCCCGTGCCCACCCTCTTCGGGACCGTGAAACCGGCACCCAAGACGGGCTCCGGAAGCCCATTTGCTGGCAACAGCCCAGCCCAAGAGG gacGAAGGGAGCAGCAGGCGTCAAGAAGGCACGAAGTGTTGCATGAACAAGAAGAGCTGGAGCCGAGATGGCGGGCAGGCCCCGCGGGGAAGCAGGTCTAG